Proteins encoded together in one Archangium lipolyticum window:
- the kamD gene encoding lysine 5,6-aminomutase subunit alpha, which yields MPGPFIEDAQIARARKLAEDITEPIFELIRRHTTVSIERTVLRFFGIADAGPGGVPLANLMVDRLKAAGVLNRGAAYWYGRALHLGARSPLEAVERLTALPAEKLGPLSPEMEHNLREEVRAEAQSAMDDLKSRIAQRDALRKELGSAPAPHKYVIVATGNIYDDVDQARAAAQAGADIIAVIRSTAQSLLDYVPHGATTEGYGGTYATQENFRIMREALDDESRKLKRYIQLTNYSSGLCMAEIAFAAAYERLDMLLNDAMYGILFRDINMRRTFIDQYFSRRICALAGIIINTGEDNYITTADAYDAAHTVIASQFINETFAKRAGLKDWQLGLGHSYEIDPYRADTLLLELSQAMLVRRCFPNAPLKYMPPTKHKETDIFFSHAYDVMADLVAIWTRQGIQLLGMMTEAMHTPLLADRYVALKAASYIYKAAKGIDEEFTVREDGKIANRAREVFAKAMELLEECQKDGMVAAIGRGHFGDVKRTETGGKGLEGVLEKAPDYFNPFQDMLEAQ from the coding sequence ATGCCAGGACCGTTCATCGAAGACGCGCAGATCGCGCGCGCGCGCAAGCTGGCGGAGGACATCACCGAGCCCATCTTCGAGCTCATCCGCCGCCACACCACCGTCTCCATCGAGCGCACCGTGCTGCGCTTCTTCGGCATCGCCGATGCCGGCCCCGGAGGCGTACCACTCGCCAACCTGATGGTGGACCGGCTCAAGGCCGCCGGGGTGCTGAACAGGGGAGCGGCGTATTGGTATGGCCGCGCCCTTCATCTGGGTGCCCGCAGTCCGCTGGAGGCCGTGGAGCGCCTGACCGCGTTGCCAGCGGAGAAGCTGGGGCCCCTCTCGCCGGAGATGGAGCACAACCTGCGCGAGGAGGTGCGGGCCGAGGCTCAGTCGGCCATGGACGATCTCAAGTCCCGCATCGCCCAGCGTGACGCGCTGCGCAAGGAGCTGGGAAGTGCCCCGGCGCCGCACAAGTACGTCATCGTGGCCACGGGCAACATCTACGACGACGTGGATCAGGCCCGGGCGGCGGCGCAGGCGGGCGCGGACATCATCGCGGTCATCCGCTCCACGGCGCAGTCGCTGCTGGACTACGTGCCCCACGGAGCCACCACCGAGGGCTACGGCGGCACGTATGCCACCCAGGAGAACTTCCGCATCATGCGCGAGGCCCTGGATGACGAGAGCCGCAAGCTCAAGCGCTACATCCAGCTGACGAACTACTCGTCGGGCCTGTGCATGGCGGAGATCGCCTTCGCGGCGGCCTACGAGCGGCTGGACATGCTGCTCAACGACGCGATGTACGGAATCCTGTTCCGCGACATCAACATGCGGCGCACGTTCATCGACCAGTACTTCAGCCGCCGCATCTGTGCCCTGGCCGGCATCATCATCAACACGGGCGAGGACAACTACATCACCACGGCGGACGCGTACGACGCGGCGCACACGGTCATCGCCAGTCAGTTCATCAACGAGACCTTCGCCAAGCGCGCGGGCCTGAAGGACTGGCAGCTGGGCCTGGGGCACTCGTACGAGATCGACCCGTACCGGGCGGACACGCTGCTGCTGGAGCTGTCGCAGGCGATGCTGGTGCGCCGGTGCTTCCCCAACGCGCCGCTGAAGTACATGCCGCCCACCAAGCACAAGGAGACGGACATCTTCTTCAGCCACGCGTACGACGTGATGGCGGACCTGGTGGCCATCTGGACGCGGCAGGGCATCCAGCTGCTGGGGATGATGACCGAGGCCATGCACACGCCGCTCCTGGCGGACCGGTACGTGGCGCTCAAGGCGGCCAGCTACATCTACAAGGCGGCCAAGGGCATCGACGAGGAGTTCACCGTGCGCGAGGACGGGAAGATCGCCAACCGCGCGCGCGAGGTGTTCGCCAAGGCGATGGAGTTGCTGGAGGAGTGCCAGAAGGACGGCATGGTGGCGGCCATCGGCCGGGGCCACTTCGGCGACGTGAAGCGCACGGAGACGGGTGGCAAGGGGCTCGAGGGCGTGCTGGAGAAGGCGCCGGACTACTTCAACCCGTTCCAGGACATGCTGGAGGCACAGTGA
- the kamE gene encoding lysine 5,6-aminomutase subunit beta, protein MATKPTKQIIRPYGDRRDDGVVQLSFTLPVPLSEKAKEAAAVLARKMGFSDVKVAAAERAADTYTFFIVYARTPQSLDYAEIDVPEVVVKKLGFDDLNALIKDKVGRRIVVFGACTGTDTHTVGIDAILNMKGYAGDYGLERYPWFEAHNLGSQVPNEDLIKRAMARNADAILVSQVVTQRDVHKDNSRQFIDAARAAGIHGKTILLLGGPRVDHKLALDLGFDAGFGPGTKPSDVANYIVHQVLQKEGKEAKNVHWEGEPQ, encoded by the coding sequence ATGGCGACGAAGCCGACGAAGCAGATCATCCGCCCCTACGGCGACCGGCGCGATGACGGCGTGGTGCAGCTGTCGTTCACGCTGCCGGTGCCGTTGTCGGAGAAGGCCAAGGAAGCCGCTGCGGTGCTGGCCCGGAAGATGGGGTTCTCCGACGTGAAGGTGGCCGCCGCCGAGCGCGCCGCCGACACGTACACCTTCTTCATCGTGTACGCGCGCACGCCGCAGTCACTGGACTACGCCGAGATCGACGTGCCCGAGGTCGTGGTGAAGAAGCTCGGGTTCGACGATCTCAACGCGCTCATCAAGGACAAGGTGGGCCGGCGCATCGTGGTGTTCGGCGCGTGCACGGGCACGGACACGCACACGGTGGGCATCGATGCCATCCTCAACATGAAGGGGTACGCGGGCGACTACGGCCTGGAGCGCTATCCCTGGTTCGAGGCCCACAACCTGGGCAGCCAGGTGCCCAACGAGGACCTCATCAAGCGGGCGATGGCGCGCAACGCGGACGCGATCCTCGTGTCACAGGTCGTCACCCAGCGGGACGTGCACAAGGACAACTCGCGCCAGTTCATCGATGCGGCCAGGGCGGCGGGCATCCACGGCAAGACGATCCTGCTGCTGGGCGGGCCGCGCGTGGACCACAAGCTGGCGTTGGATCTGGGCTTCGATGCGGGCTTCGGCCCGGGGACGAAGCCCTCGGACGTGGCGAACTACATCGTGCACCAGGTCCTCCAGAAGGAAGGCAAGGAGGCGAAGAACGTGCACTGGGAGGGGGAGCCGCAATGA
- the kdd gene encoding L-erythro-3,5-diaminohexanoate dehydrogenase, giving the protein MSIDRYGLSRVVGEKGVLPQRARKLDPSLPCREAELLIDVESLNIDAASFKQIKDEVGAEPARIAARVQEIVRERGKMQNPVTGSGGMLIGRVKEIGPKHPAKGELQPGDRIATLVSLSLTPLVIDEVKAVHPTIDRVDIRGSAILFATGLYAKLPSDMPDTLALAALDVAGAPALVARWLRPGMTVGVLGAGKSGALCLAQARRSLKGQGRLLALDISEQALATLKGIGLCDATLKVDATQAVDVMEAVSRATDGALCDLVINCASVGNTEMASILSAKDGGTVIFFSMATSFTAAALGAEGVGKDVTMVVGSGYVPGHADFTLELLRAEPALRRLFETRYV; this is encoded by the coding sequence ATGAGTATCGACCGCTACGGACTGTCCCGCGTCGTCGGGGAGAAGGGTGTACTGCCCCAGCGGGCGCGCAAGCTGGACCCGTCGCTGCCCTGCCGGGAGGCCGAGCTCCTCATCGACGTGGAGAGCCTCAACATCGACGCCGCCTCGTTCAAGCAGATCAAGGACGAGGTGGGCGCGGAGCCGGCCCGCATCGCCGCGCGCGTGCAGGAGATCGTCCGCGAGCGGGGCAAGATGCAGAACCCGGTGACGGGCTCGGGCGGCATGCTCATCGGCCGGGTGAAGGAGATCGGTCCGAAGCACCCGGCGAAGGGCGAGCTCCAGCCGGGCGACCGCATCGCCACGCTGGTGAGCCTCAGCCTGACGCCGCTCGTCATCGACGAGGTGAAGGCCGTGCACCCGACCATCGACCGGGTGGACATCCGCGGCTCGGCCATCCTCTTCGCCACGGGCCTCTACGCGAAGCTGCCCTCGGACATGCCGGACACGCTGGCGCTGGCGGCGCTCGACGTGGCGGGGGCACCGGCGCTGGTGGCCCGGTGGCTGCGCCCGGGGATGACGGTGGGCGTGCTGGGCGCGGGCAAGAGCGGGGCGCTGTGCCTCGCGCAGGCCCGGCGCAGCCTGAAGGGTCAGGGCCGGCTGCTCGCACTCGACATCTCCGAGCAGGCGCTCGCCACCTTGAAGGGCATCGGGCTATGTGATGCGACCCTGAAGGTGGACGCGACCCAGGCCGTGGACGTGATGGAGGCCGTGTCGCGGGCGACGGATGGCGCGTTGTGTGATCTGGTGATCAATTGCGCCTCGGTGGGCAACACGGAGATGGCGTCCATCCTCAGCGCGAAGGATGGAGGAACGGTCATCTTCTTCTCCATGGCGACGAGCTTCACCGCGGCGGCGCTGGGCGCCGAGGGCGTGGGCAAGGACGTCACCATGGTGGTGGGCAGCGGCTACGTGCCGGGGCACGCGGACTTCACCCTGGAGCTGCTGCGCGCGGAGCCGGCCCTGCGCCGCCTCTTCGAAACGCGTTACGTATAG
- the kce gene encoding 3-keto-5-aminohexanoate cleavage enzyme — protein MSTPMVITAAMVGAETTREQTPYLPITAEEIAEDAAKCREAGAAMVHLHVRTPDGKPSQDTELFRAAIRAIRKRTDVLIQVSTGGAVGMDVDERCGGLRLTGEDRPDMATLTTGTVNFGDEVFWNPRPLVRDIARRIKALGLRPEFECFDVGMVDEARALAKEGVAELPGHFDFVLGVPGALTAREDALDFMIKSLPEGSTWTVAGVGRHQLPFVELAAVRGGNARVGLEDNIYVSKGVLAKGNWELVAEAAKRAKEKGRTLATPQEARKLLRLT, from the coding sequence ATGAGCACGCCCATGGTGATTACCGCGGCGATGGTCGGCGCGGAGACGACGCGGGAGCAGACGCCCTACCTGCCGATCACCGCGGAGGAGATCGCGGAGGACGCGGCGAAGTGCCGGGAGGCGGGAGCGGCGATGGTGCACCTGCACGTGCGCACGCCGGACGGCAAGCCGTCACAGGACACGGAGCTGTTCCGAGCGGCGATCCGGGCGATCCGCAAGAGGACGGACGTGCTCATCCAGGTGTCGACGGGTGGGGCGGTGGGGATGGACGTGGACGAGCGTTGCGGCGGATTGAGGCTGACGGGCGAGGACCGCCCGGACATGGCGACGCTGACGACGGGCACGGTGAACTTCGGTGACGAGGTGTTCTGGAACCCGCGCCCGCTGGTGCGAGACATCGCGAGACGCATCAAGGCGCTGGGACTGCGGCCGGAGTTCGAGTGCTTCGACGTGGGGATGGTGGACGAAGCGCGCGCACTGGCGAAGGAGGGGGTCGCGGAGCTGCCGGGACACTTCGACTTCGTGCTGGGAGTGCCTGGGGCGCTGACGGCGCGCGAGGACGCACTGGACTTCATGATCAAGTCGCTGCCTGAGGGGAGCACGTGGACGGTGGCGGGGGTGGGGAGGCACCAGTTGCCGTTCGTGGAGTTGGCGGCGGTGCGAGGGGGTAACGCGCGAGTGGGGCTCGAGGACAACATCTACGTGTCCAAGGGCGTGCTGGCGAAGGGCAACTGGGAGTTGGTGGCGGAGGCGGCGAAGAGGGCGAAGGAAAAAGGCCGGACGCTGGCGACGCCGCAGGAAGCGCGAAAGCTGCTGCGTCTGACGTAA
- a CDS encoding alpha/beta hydrolase — protein MKGVLETQEMHSPALESNPLGDPARRQLTVYLPPGYGEGARRYPVVYFLNAFSNSGKSWTNFSAFSVSVPERLDALVAAGTIPPVIGVFPDGWTSLGGSQWVNSDAIGRYRDFLAKDVVGFVDRTYRTLPKPAARAVVGHSSGGYGALVMGRYHPEIFSHLSAQSPDAYFEYCYLPDLPKVATALLKAGGVEAWYQDFVRRARDTKARGDDFTVINGLAMAAAYSPKKGEPLNLELPFDQQTGRLKLEVWNRWLVHDPVRFVPKFVDAFRKLKTVFIDCGSRDEFNLRWGARMIAEDLKPSGVELVHEEFEDGHTGVNYRFERSLAVLGPRLALE, from the coding sequence ATGAAGGGAGTCCTCGAGACGCAGGAGATGCACTCACCGGCGCTGGAGTCCAACCCGTTGGGGGACCCGGCGCGGCGGCAACTGACGGTGTACCTGCCCCCCGGCTACGGAGAGGGCGCGCGCCGCTATCCGGTGGTGTATTTCCTCAACGCGTTCTCCAACAGCGGCAAGTCGTGGACGAACTTCTCGGCGTTCTCGGTGAGTGTCCCCGAGCGCCTGGACGCGCTCGTCGCGGCGGGCACGATTCCGCCGGTCATCGGCGTGTTCCCGGACGGCTGGACGTCGCTGGGCGGCAGCCAATGGGTGAACAGCGACGCGATCGGCCGCTACCGGGACTTCCTGGCCAAGGACGTGGTGGGCTTCGTGGACCGCACGTACCGCACGCTGCCCAAGCCGGCGGCACGCGCGGTGGTGGGGCACAGCTCGGGCGGGTACGGCGCGCTGGTGATGGGCCGCTACCACCCGGAGATCTTCTCGCACCTGAGCGCCCAGTCGCCGGACGCCTACTTCGAGTACTGCTACCTGCCGGATCTCCCCAAGGTGGCCACGGCGCTGCTCAAGGCGGGGGGGGTGGAGGCGTGGTACCAGGACTTCGTCCGGCGCGCTCGCGACACCAAGGCCCGCGGCGATGACTTCACCGTCATCAACGGGCTGGCCATGGCCGCGGCGTACTCGCCGAAGAAGGGCGAGCCGCTCAACCTGGAGCTGCCCTTCGATCAGCAGACGGGCCGTCTGAAGCTGGAGGTGTGGAACCGCTGGCTGGTGCACGACCCGGTGCGCTTCGTGCCCAAGTTCGTGGACGCGTTCCGCAAGCTGAAGACCGTCTTCATCGACTGCGGCTCCCGCGACGAGTTCAACCTGCGCTGGGGCGCCCGGATGATCGCCGAGGATCTCAAGCCCAGTGGCGTCGAGCTCGTTCACGAGGAGTTCGAGGACGGGCACACGGGCGTCAACTACCGCTTCGAGCGCTCGCTGGCGGTGCTCGGCCCGAGGCTCGCGCTCGAGTAA
- the kal gene encoding 3-aminobutyryl-CoA ammonia lyase, which yields MSNVKAVIRLRMSSHDAHYGGNLVDGARMLGLFGDVATELCIRLDGDEGLFRAYDSVEFLAPVYAGDFIEAEGEIIQTGNTSRKMRFEARKVIRPRPDVNDSAADVLPEPVVVCRASGTCVVPKDKQRGQR from the coding sequence ATGAGCAACGTGAAGGCGGTCATCCGGCTGCGCATGAGCAGCCATGACGCACACTACGGTGGGAACCTGGTGGACGGGGCACGGATGCTGGGGTTGTTCGGCGACGTGGCCACGGAGCTGTGCATCCGCCTGGATGGGGACGAGGGGCTGTTCCGCGCGTACGACTCGGTGGAGTTCCTGGCGCCGGTGTACGCGGGGGACTTCATCGAGGCGGAAGGGGAGATCATCCAGACGGGCAACACGTCGAGGAAGATGCGCTTCGAGGCGCGCAAGGTGATCCGCCCGAGGCCGGACGTGAACGACTCGGCGGCGGACGTGTTGCCGGAGCCGGTGGTGGTGTGCCGGGCGAGCGGGACGTGCGTGGTGCCGAAGGACAAGCAGCGAGGTCAGCGATGA